Proteins from one Gossypium raimondii isolate GPD5lz chromosome 8, ASM2569854v1, whole genome shotgun sequence genomic window:
- the LOC105790333 gene encoding UDP-glucuronate 4-epimerase 3, translated as MSHLDDIPSTPGKFKMEKSPFIHSRMRWHWQSSLAKLTFWSIVFFCLILIFFFRSPSSNPLLQDPYRRSLRTYNWGGPAWEKRVRSSARVRSRNGFSVLVTGAAGFVGTHVSSALKKRGDGVLGLDNFNDYYDPSLKRARQELLERSGVFIVEGDINDSALLMKLFEVVAFTHVMHLAAQAGVRYAMENPGSYVHSNIAGFVNLLEVCKSANPQPAIVWASSSSVYGLNNKVPFSEKDRTDQPASLYAATKKAGEEIAHTYNHIYGLSLTGLRFFTVYGPWGRPDMAYFFFTRDILKRKPIPIFEAANHGTVARDFTYIDDIVKGCLAALDTAEKSTGTGGKKKGPAQLRVYNLGNTSPVPVSTLVSILERLLKVKVKRNIMKLPRNGDVQFTHANVSLAQRELGYKPTTDLQTGLKKFVKWYTSFYSGGKKAAG; from the coding sequence atgtctCATCTCGACGACATTCCATCAACACCGGGGAAATTCAAGATGGAAAAATCACCTTTCATTCACAGTAGAATGAGGTGGCACTGGCAATCTTCACTTGCGAAGCTCACTTTTTGGTCAATTGTTTTCTTCTGTTTGATTTTGATCTTCTTTTTTCGATCCCCATCTTCAAATCCCCTCCTTCAAGATCCATATCGCCGTTCTCTCCGTACTTACAATTGGGGCGGACCCGCATGGGAAAAACGGGTCCGTTCTTCCGCCCGAGTCCGTTCCCGTAACGGTTTCTCCGTTTTAGTCACCGGAGCGGCCGGTTTCGTTGGAACCCACGTTTCATCCGCTTTGAAAAAACGCGGCGACGGCGTCCTAGGGCTCGACAATTTCAACGATTATTACGACCCGTCATTGAAAAGAGCTCGCCAAGAACTCCTTGAACGCAGTGGGGTTTTCATTGTAGAAGGCGACATCAACGATTCAGCCCTTTTAATGAAGCTTTTTGAGGTCGTCGCCTTCACCCATGTTATGCATTTAGCTGCTCAAGCTGGTGTAAGGTATGCGATGGAGAACCCTGGTTCTTATGTGCATAGTAACATAGCCGGTTTTGTTAATTTACTTGAAGTATGCAAATCTGCTAATCCACAACCTGCAATTGTATGGGCTTCATCAAGTTCAGTCTATGGTCTCAATAATAAAGTCCCATTTTCAGAAAAAGATAGAACTGATCAACCTGCTAGTTTATATGCTGCTACTAAGAAAGCTGGTGAAGAGATTGCACATACTTATAATCATATATATGGATTGTCATTAACCGGTTTGAGGTTTTTCACGGTTTACGGACCGTGGGGAAGGCCGGATATGGCGTATTTCTTCTTCACTAGGGATATTTTGAAAAGGAAACCGATACCGATATTCGAGGCTGCTAACCACGGTACGGTAGCTCGGGATTTTACCTACATTGATGACATTGTGAAAGGTTGTTTAGCTGCTTTGGATACTGCTGAGAAGAGTACCGGTACCGGTGGGAAGAAGAAAGGTCCGGCTCAATTGAGAGTGTATAATTTAGGGAATACTTCGCCCGTGCCGGTTTCCACTCTCGTGAGCATCTTGGAGAGACTTTTGAAGGTTAAGGTGAAGAGGAACATTATGAAGTTACCACGGAACGGGGACGTTCAATTTACGCATGCCAATGTTAGTTTGGCTCAAAGGGAGCTCGGATATAAGCCTACAACCGATTTGCAGACCGGATTGAAGAAATTCGTGAAGTGGTATACCAGTTTCTATTCCGGTGGGAAGAAAGCTGCCGGATAA